CATGTATCATTTACTAAATCTCGGTGAGATCCAGTGGCATTCCATTCTGTCATATGCAGTTCAGGAGCATACTCTCCTCTTGCTCCAGATACGATTTCTTTCAATTTAGTAATGACTCGCGATAAATATTCTGTATCCGCTGAAAGCTCTATATTCTGAAACACTATATCCGGATTCGTTTCATAATCCATCTGACTCACATTGGATGATCTTAGCGATTCATCATATGGGTAACTGTGAAAGGAAATAAAATCAGGCTTTACGCCCCGTCTGCACACATCATGCAGAAACCGTGTCAACCAATCTGACTGCAACAACGTAAGGGATAAGATACCAGGTCCACCTACGCGTAGCTCAGGATCTATGGATTTAACGGTTTGGAATGTGGTAATGAACAACTCACAGTAAGCTTCATAAGTATCTGGCCAAAAAATATGGATATCTGGTTCGTTCCATACCTCGAAATACCACTGCCGTACCTCATGAATGCCATATCTTTGAATGTAATGCTTAATAAACTGATGAATCATCTGGTTCCACTTGCCGAGGTCCTTAGGACTGCCTACAAAACTCTTTTTATAAAAAACGGAAGTGGCTCCCTCTCCCGCGAGCTGTCGTGGTAAAAAGGAAAGCTCCAGAAACGGCTTAAGTCCTGAGGCTAGCAAAAAATCAAATAAAGAGTCGCTATAAGCAAAGTTTAGACTGACTTCTCCCCGCTCATTCTCTCCATAAATCATCATTTCATCATCAAAAATACCGTGAAAACGGATATACTGAAACCCTATTTCCTGCTGTAACTGCTTGATATGTCTTTGTACCTCTGCAAACAATACTTCTTTGGCCTTTCCCACCGTCATCAGCTTCTTCCAAGTATGAGCAAGCTCCCTGCCTTGGTTAGACTCTATCGAAATCTTATGGGCCTGCTTATGTAAATGAAGGGGAACAGGTAAATTTGATGCCGCTGATACAGTTTTGTTAGGTAAATATTTGAACAGCGACTCAAACGCCTGTGAGGGATTCATGTCAAAATAATTAAACTGAGCCACACTGTTTTTCTGAACCGCACTACGTCCGTCCAAGACTGTCTTCCGGTATTCACCAGGTGTCTGCCTGTAAAATTCTTTGAAAACCGCATTAAATGATTTTAGGTTCGGAAACCCATGATCATGAGCGATCTGTGTAATGGATAAATTGGTAAGCGTTAAATCTTTTACCGCTTTGTCCATACGTACCGCGTTCACATATTTTGTAAAGGAAGTACCCATATACTCTTTGAAAAACCGCGACAAATACGGAACCGTCAAATACTCCTGAAGGGCCAACTGCTGGATATTGATCGCCTTATTGTAGTTCTCTTTCACATAAGAGGTAATTCGCAATAGCCGTTCACGATGCTTATCATCATGCTTCTCCGGGCTATGGTCTTGCGCACGAAATCCTTGCATGAGTAAATAGGTCAAATTAAGAAGACATGACTGAATACGAAACGTGTACCCTTCTAGACGCTTAATGTGAAGCGACATCATCTCGGCCAGCAACGTTCGAAGCTCATCAAACATAGATTTCACTTCTTGACTAGAGGCTGCTGAATTACATTCGAATGACATCCTTTCGATCTGAGGTTCAATCTGAACAAGATATGAAATTGGAATTTGTAATGCTAGAACCAAGTTATTCTCTTCAGCTTTGATGGCATGAATCTCGTTGGCATTAATCAAGAACAAATCTTCTTCATTTAACTCTGTATATCTATCTTTCGTGAAAAGCTCGAGTTTCCCTTTGAGCACGAATAATATCTCTATGCTATCATGCCAATGATTCGGAACCTGATGGGTACTATGCAAAAACAAGTGGACCGGAAGATGATCGTCCAGCTCAATATTTTCGTAGGTGTAGCTTTGCAACTAGGACCCTCCTCTCACTCTTTCAATATATGTCTTATGTCCTATTATATTATAAAAAAAACGATTGAATAGAACTATCCTATTCAATCGCTTGATACTATCCACCATCTCTATCCATTTTCGTTTACAGACGTGTATCGCTATAACCACAAAACGGGTCAACAGGATTAACTCCTTTAAAGGAGGAACGCCCCACAAGCTTCTCGATAAGTGCATCTACCACATAATTACTTGGTGAATACGCATTAATGAACGTCGGTATACGTGGTACATCGATCAAATGATATGGATTCGCCACAGAAATAAACATCGTTGGCAGTTCCTGAATAAACCATGGCATGTCAGACCCAAATGGAGGCGCCCAATTAATCCGTACAACCGTTTGATTACTATGAGTCTCCAAATTTGAGATATAGACCGCAGCATCGTAATGATCCGTTAACGCCTTCACACCTCCGAACATGGCAGCGAAATCAACTTCATTCTTATTGAATATCGTTACCTCGAAACCTTCCTCTTCTAGCTTGGAAATGAAGTAAGGTGCAATATCTGCCCCTCCGAATGAACCTTCCTCGCCCCCTAGTGTGAACACCAGTAGACGTTTGTAACGTTCCTTGCTAATCGGGAGCATCTCCTGTGTATCCTTCACTAATGTAACTGACTCATCCGCACATTCTTGGGCCCAACGCACATGCTCTTCGCAGCCAAGAACCCCAAGTGCCTCTTTTTCTGGAACAAGTGTGCCTTGTTGTTTCTTTTTATGAAGTCCCAGCGCGGCTTTCACCCCAAGGATACGTGTAACTGCTTCATTCACGCGCTCCACCGTCAGAATACCATTTTCAATTCCTTTCATCATATAGGCAAAGTCTTCTTCTAAACTCTTGTTAAAGAGGAACATGTCACAACCCGCAGCTATGGATGTCGGAACCGCAAGCTCCCGCTTCATTGCCATCGTGAACCCTGCCATTAGTGTAGCATCTGTAGTAATCAATCCATTAAATCCGAGCTTGTTACGTAACAAATCATTTAAAAGCTCAGGTGCTAACGTTGCAGGCATAATCTCCAAATCAGTAATCCCCGGACGCAATTCTCTGGAATAGGCGGGATGAGCGATGTGCCCTACCATAACCGTATGTGCGCCAGCTTCTATACAATCCGCATATACCTTTCCAAAGGTAGCATCCCACTCTTCCACTGAAAGTGAGTTAATAGAGGTCAATAAATGCTGATCCCTTTCGTCAACGCCATCTCCAGGGAAGTGTTTAATAGATACGGCCATGCCATGCTCTTGAATCGCTTCGGTGTACGCCTTGCTCATGCGAGCTACTCTTCGTGGATCAGAACCGAATGTTCTAACGTTGGTTATCGGGTTACGGAAATTATAGTCGATATCGAGAATGGGTGCGAAAGCCCAGTTACAACCTACAGCTCCACCTTCCCGCGCAGCAATGATGCCAAGTTTACGAGCCATTTCAGTATTATCAGTCGCCGCCACCTGCAGCTGCTTGCCGAAGAAAGTACCCTCTGCAGCAGAGCCATTACCTCCCGCTTCAAGATTAGCTGCAATTAAAAGAGGAATATCGGATGTATCCTGCAAGTAGCGATGTGTTTCTTGCACCATCTCTCCGGGTCCGGGACGGAACATAATCCCACCAATTTTAATCCCTTGTGTCAAAAGTGCAAGCTGCGCCTTATCATCGGTGAACCCGATCGGGCAAAACAGCTGCCCGACCTTTCCCGCCAAATCCAGAGATGCTAAGGTTTGTTCTACCCACTTAATCCCCTCATCATCTAGATGAAAAGGCTTTGCTTTCAAATCTACCATTTCTCAAACCTCACTCTCCCAGATTTATTTATTGGAATTCAAGTGTTTAATCAGCTCATCCAACCCTTGCTCCGACATAGCACCTTGACTGAACGCAACCAGTGCACGAAGAGGCATGTAGCGCATCATTGCCATCATCATATCCGAACCATCCTGCATCATGGACATCATCCCACCAGCTTGCGCCATCATGGATTGAATAATAGCAGCACCCTGTGGATCTCCCATAAGATCACCTATTGTTGAATTTCTGGTATAGGTTTTAGATAAGATTACTGTCGATTCAACAACCACACGCTCAGCAAATACGATCTCTTGAGAGGAAGGTCCCACCAAAATCTCAAATTCACCGGTTTCCACATGCCAGTCTTTCAACTCCACGTTGTAATAAGCAAACGCTCTGCTATCAAGCGTAAAGCTCACCAGCTTCGATTCCCCAGGTAGCAGATCCACCTTCGCGAAGCCCTTTAATTCCTTGTCTGGCCGCACCACATTACTGAGTACGTCTTTGACATAAAGCTGCACGATTTCTTTGCCCTGCATAGCTCCAGTATTCGTGACCTTCACACTTACTTGCAGCGTGTCAGTATCTTTCAAACTGTGAGCGCTCACTGAAAGATCGGAGTATGCAAATGTTGTGTAGCTGAGACCATATCCAAACGGGAATAAAGGTATAATCCGCTTAGCATCGTAGTAGCGATATCCTACAAACAGTCCTTCCTTGTATTCAACGGTATCTCCTTCGCCGGGGAAGTTTAAGAAGGAAGGATTATGTTCTAGCCGCATAGGGAATGTCTCTGCCAGCTTACCTGATGGGCTCACATTTCCGAATAACAGATCGGAAATGGCACCGCCGAGCGCTTGCCCTCCAAGGTAGCCCTCGAGCACAGCCTTTACGCTATCAAGCCATGGCATTTCAATGGGCGATCCGTTGCTCAGCACTACAACAACATTAGGCTGAACTTCCGCCACTGCCTCGATCAAGCGAATCTGACTCTCTGGAATACGAAGATGAGTCCGGTCATAGCCTTCAGATTCATAGCGCTCTGGCAATCCGACGAACACAATCGCCGTATCCGCTTGCGAAGCGGCTTCTACGGCTTGCTCAATAAGCTCAATACTCGGCACATCGCTATCAGAAACGTAACCCTGTGAATAGGTCAACTTCGTAGCTAATCCCGCTTCTTCTTGGATGCTGTTATATATCTCATCCAGCCGAGTAGGCTTAATATGTGAGCTTCCGCCGCCTTGATATCGTGGATTACGGGCAAAATCACCAATCACTGCATAGGAGCCTTCACGCTTCAGAGGAAGCAATCCACCCTCGTTTTTGAGAAGCACCATACTCTCTCTGGCAGCAACTCTAGCTAATTGGTGATGTACCTCTATATCATAGGAAGCATTTTCTTTGTTATTCTCTACAGCTTTGAAAATAATAGAAAGCAAGCGACCAACCGCACGATCTAGTGCTTCTTCTGACAATGTTCCACTACGTACGGCATCGATAATCTTCTGATCACCAGCGCCATTACTTGACGGCATTTCCAGCTCCAAGCCTGCAGCTAAGCCTTTAGTCCGCTCATTAACCGCACCCCAGTCAGAAACTACGAACCCTTCATGACCCCACTCTTCTTTTAAAATATCTGTGAGTAAATATGAATTCTCTGAAGCATACTCACCGTTCACCTGATTATAAGAGCACATTACAGTCCATGGTTGCGCCTTTTTTACCACGCTCTCGAAGCTCGCCAAGTAGATTTCTCTTAGTGTACGTTCATCCACAATCGCATCAGTGGACATACGTCGATGTTCTTGGTTATTTGCAGCAAAGTGTTTTAGTGAAGTCCCTACACCTTGGCTTTGTACACCTTCAATATGGCCCACAGCCATCTCAGAAGATAAATATGGATCCTCCGAGAAATACTCAAAATTACGACCGCATAGAGGTGAACGCTTAATATTGACTCCAGGCCCAAGTAAAATAGAGACATCTTCAGCCTGACATTCTTCCCCAATTGCTGCGCCTACCTGCTTGATTAGCTCCCGATCCCAGGAGCAAGCCATTCCAGCTCCCGCCGGAAAACATGTAGAAGGAACACTATCAAATATACCCAAATGATCATTCCCGGCTTTTTGCTTACGCAGACCATGTGGACCATCAGTCATCATAATGGATGGAATACCTAGCCGTTCGACGGCTTTGGTCTGCCAGAAATCTAGTCCTGAGCACATGCCTGCTTTTTCCTCTAAAGTCATTTGTGCAATAAGTTCTTGAATATTTAGTACCACGATCAATTCACTCCTTATAATTGTCTAGTTTCTCTACATACCAACAGAAAGATTGCGACGTTCCTCGAGTTCACGCATCATAACCGGCTGATCCTTGTCAAGACGATAGAACAACAGCAGAGTAATCATAATGATTTGGCCAATAATCGGTGCCCATAAATAGTTAAATGAAATCGCGGCTAATGCGGAATCTGACTGCGCCGTGGAATTAGCTACATAACCACCCATCGACAATATCACCCCACCAAGCGCTCCGCCGAGTCCCATTCCCACCTTAACCCCAAAGCTAGCAGCTGAATAAAGTAGACCTTGTGCCCGAACACCTGATTTCCACTCCCCATAATCAACCGTGTCGGCCATCATTGCAAAAATCAGACCTGCCCCTACTCCCATACCAAGCCCGCTTATAAGTAGCCCTGTCAAAAGCACTGGAACAGAGAGGGCATTTCCCCCAGTAATGGCGATAAGGTAGCCAATAATAGAAACCACTGATCCTATAATAATTGTGTTCCTTTTCCCGATTTTTTTCACAATAAAAGGGGCGATCACCATCGAAAATATCATTAATAATTGCATCGAATTCACGATAGGAATGAGTTCAGGCTTTTTCATATAATAGGTCATGTAATAAATACTGGTCTGTCCTTGTATTGATGTTGTGATCCACAGGAACAAGCTCATCAGAAGCATGATCAACCAAGGTACATTGCCTTTGAGCGCTTTAACACCTTCTCGCATTGGAAGCGGCTTTTCATCAATGGCTTTTACGCGTTCTTTAGTATTCGCAAACATGTTAAGAAACAGCAGCAGTGCAATGCTTGAGAACAATATCATAGTGACCAGAAAACCCTTTGCTTGATCACCTCCACCAAAAGCTTTCACAAGCGGCATCGTTCCAGCACTAACTGTAACTACCCCAATCACGGCGAACACCATGCGAACTGTATTGATCACTGTACGTTCATTAGAATTACTAGTCAGACTTGGCAGGATTGCAGACAGTGGTAGATTAATACCGGAATACATAATACCGAGCACTGTGTACGAAATGTATGCGTATACAAGTTTGCCTGTATCACCAAAATCCGGCGTTAAAAACATAAGTACAGCAGTCAAGCTGAAAGGAACAGCAAGCCAAAGGAAATACGGTCTGCATTTCCCCCACTTCGTTTGAGTGCGGTCAATCATAACACCAATGAACGGCTCGACGATCGCATCGATTACGCGTGCAACAAGAAATACAACAGCTACTGCACCTGGGTTCAGACCAAATACATCCGTATAGAAGTACATGAGATAAAGTGTTGTCATCTGGAAAATCAGATTTGACGCGGTATCACCTAGACCATAACTAATTCGCTCTCTCCATGGCATTTGATTTTCATTCATACTACCATCTCCCCGCGTCCTATTTTGTTAGCGCTTTCTTAATGCATTGTACTGAATAAACTGTCCGTATTTTAACGAAAATAGGGGGCATTTATATCTTTTAGCTGAACGGACGAGTCATTATGAAGATCAGGATACAAATCAACCTTAAAGAGCTTACAGAATAGCAGCATACATGTGATCGTGATAAAAGCACCAAACAATACATCCGTTGCAAAATGATCTCCCATAATGACGCGGCTAGTCGAGGTGCAGATTCCCCATACTACCGCACAGACAAGCATGATATTGCGCCATTTACTAGCGAAAGGCATGAACAGCATCCACAGCATCATGGTCCAGCCATTGGCAGAATGACCCGAAGGAAATGACTTGTAAGCTTCGGATGTGACGCCGTTCTCTTGAATCCCTTGTGGGAGGAACCAGCTAGTAAACAGTGAATAGTCGCCCTCCATATTTCGAAAACGCATTCTTCCCCAAAAGATTTTGAGGACATTTACAAGGAGGATCTCCGCAAATACGATCACGATGGCTGCCCAAGCAGCACGGTTATACTGGCTTAGCGTTTGAACAGCTATACGATTCAATAGCCATTGCGACAACGTTGCAATCAGTACTGCTATAGCTATACTGATGAGCATAACATTGTTCCCAGCCAGCCCATACCCACGCATTAGAGCGATGGATATGATACTAAATCCACTAAGAAGGATGAATAATCCAGATACCAAACGGACCACAATCTTCTTCACTAACCGCTCGTTTCTAACCGTACTAAAAAGAATACTGCTCGCTGCGAATAACACAAAGAAAGCTGGATGCTCTCCAAATGCCTCAAAAAACCAACCAAACTGAGATTCATGTTCGTTGTACAGCGCTTTGGATAGATTCAAATCATAAAAAGTAAATATTGCCATGAACACCACCCATAGCATTAGAAATCCCCATATAAAACGTTTTGTCCCTTTAGTCGTCATTTCCACCACCCCTTTTAACCCTTTTGGAAAACGCTTTCATTTTAAATTATAAAGCTCCTTTTATGGATTCGGATAGGCGAATAATAACTAAAACTAGGGTGGATTTTAACCCTCCTTGCATGTGAAAAAGTGATCAATAAATAAAGCGGGTCGACATTCCATCACCTAAACGGTGAGGGTGCCGACCCGCTCCACTCTTTATTACTTATATGAATATTGAATCAGCTTGGTTGCAACACCTGAACGAGTCAATTTACGAGCGTATGCTTCACACTCGAGCCTTAGGTAATCAAACTCCGCTACAACAATCAATGTTTCAAGCATACCGCTTAAATCTTCTGCCAATAAGGGCGAGAAATAAGGATTCGATGGCTCTGCATTATTTTGCAAATACATATTCAGTATCATTTCGCTCATTTGACCTAAGCCTTGAACAGACGGGATTCGGGACTCAATAGGTCAGGTGATATCCGCCATTACTTTAATGGGCCCGGCTCAATGTTTGGATGTGAAGCGAGTTATCTCCTACACCAATAAGCTCGTAAAGGCGGCAAAAGAAATATCACGCCAGTTCGGCTATCTGCAATGACAGGGGATTAGGCTTTATGGTTCAAACTATTAGAAAAGGAAATAAACTAAAACCACACCCAGGACTAGCACAATCAGTGAAACGATATGTTGTTTTGTATGCTTTAAAAATTTCCAATCAATAAATGACTGAAATCCTAGTGCAATGATTATAATTACAATCCAAAACCACTTCATAACAATCCCCTGTGCGCCATCAGCTATCATTATGATAATTCCCGTAATTAATCCAACAAGTACGAGTATAAGTTTACCTTTCATATTAAGCTCATTACCGTCGTCAGAAAGTTTTTCTTTGTCCGGACCAACAATCCATATCCTTAGAAATAGGTGAGAAAAAGAAAGAATTATTACTAAAAATGGAATGATCACTCCCGTTGCCCTCCTTCTAATTTTCACTTCCCACGATACCATAATAAGGATATTTAATTTAACATTGACAACTTATCGTTAACTTGACAAAGGATCCGCCTATTCGATAGTATGTATTGTATCTTGATAATCAAGATAATCGAATTGCGAGAGTCTTTTTGGAACCTGAATACTCTAAGCTGAAAAGAGGGAAACAATGGCAGTACTAATTCTTTACGCTACAAAATCAGAAGCAACAGAGCAATGTGCAAAAGTATTATCAGAAGAGCTTCCTCATAGTAGGATCTGTAATATTGAATTAGAGAAGCCAAGCATTGAGGAATTTGATAGCATTATTTTAGGCGCAGGAGTAAGAGATGAAAAAATATATAAAGCGATTCGTGATTTTATCAAAAAAAATAAAGATGAGTTACTATATAAGAAGATGGGCTACTATATTTGTAATGAGAAACCAAAGACAACCGAAGAGTTAATCGAGAAAAATTTCCCGGATGATCTAAAAAAAGCTGCGATTTGTATCGAATCCTTTGGCGGTTATAAGGCCTATAAGGCACCCAAGGAAGGTACGGATCAACTTAAAGGTATTTTTGTAGATAAAATAAGAGAATTTTCAAAGAATTTCAAATAGGGAAAATAGAATCACAATTAAAAAATCCGGTTACCAAGACAAATTATCTTGATAACCGGATTCTTTTTTTTAAATATATATTGAATCGTTTATTACTCCTTGATTGTCAATTCAAACTTCGCACCCACATCGCTTACAAATACAATTTTCCCGTTACTCGGAAGTTTAACTTGCGTAAGACCACTGACAGTAGAGAAATTTACACACACACCATTCTCATCATAAACAGCAAAAGAACCTTTAGATGGTAGTTCTACTGTCATCAACTTACCTGATGCTGTCTCAGGTACTTCATACCATCTCGCATATCCATCTGCTTGGATGGTTACCAATGATTGCGGGCCTGCATAGATAGGTTTAATGGCATCCTGTTGTATAAACAATTGATTGCCAACCTTTAAATACTCTACACCATCTTTCGTCTCAAAAATTATATCCGAAAGATCACGCCCACCTAATGTTGGAATCTGCACTGTCATTTCTGCTTTATTTGGCCCAGTTATTTTATTCGAGCCCATATAGCCTGGTGCATCTGGGAACATAGCGATTCCAGCTACTGGCATAATCATGTAATATTGTGAGCTGTACTTCTCGCTGACATCAAAATACAATTTCCCTTGACGTTGTTGCCATGCAGAAGTGATCTCATTGGATAATGAATTCGGTTCAAGCTTCTCAGCTGCATATTGAGTACTGGAAGTTTCACCAAGTCCTGGAATCACCCCGTACCCTTGACTCCAAAGATAGATACGACCATTGCTCTCCTTCACAAAGCTAACTTTACTAGTACCCTCTGCATCTAAGAATTCACCGTTCGTATTATATGAAAATTTCTGAGCTGGTAACGTGGGTACCATAATCGAAGATATACTCAATTCCCCAACTTTACTAATCTCTATCTTCATCAGTTGTGTAGAATCAGCATAGACACCAGCATAATCCAGCATTTCCTGCGGCATAGCCTCTTTGTTCGAAGCTTTAAATGTAGGTGTAGGTTTCAGTTCCTTAATAATCCCCTTTTCTTGTAAGGCACTGAGCAATATTTCATTTGCAAGCATCTGATCGATTGTACTTGATCCACCTGAAGATACCACAGCTGCTGCCATCCGCTGTTCTGGCAACACGACAAGTGAAGTATGATACAGACTTGTATCTCCGCCCTTTGTCAGAGCCTTGATCTCGTAATGATTGAATGGATATAAATTCACACTGTCCCAGCCCAATCCATACGCAAAGGAATTATCGATTCCTTTAGGCCACATTCCACGCTTATATTCCTCTTGCTCCATCGCTTTCACAGATTTTTCTGACAGAATCCCACCTTCCGATTCGCCAGTAAAAATAGTTGCAAAACGCACCAAGTCTTCAGCAGTGGAATAGATACCCCCTGTTCCAATCACGTTAATTGTCTCTTGTGGTAAAGCACCTGAGTAGGTAGCATTGTAGACACTTGCCAGTTGGCTAGAATCTACAGAATCAACTGGTGTTTTCGTATGATCAAGCTCTAATGGTCCTATGAAATTTTGATGAATGAATGTAGTAAAGTCCATTCCACTGACTTTCTCAACAATCAACTCAGCCAACGTAAATCCATCATTACAATATACTGAGTAGGCGCCTGGATCTGCCTTTAGGCGTTGTGTTGCCAAAGTCGCTAGCAAATTATCTTTGGCGATAGGATCAGAATCATTGAATAAGAAAGCGTTTGAAAAGTTCGAACCCCCAAGACCTGATGAATGATTCAGCAGCATTCGTACGGTGATCTGCTTATAACGTGAATCTTCCATCGTAAAATTATTCAAATAAGTTACGACGGGAGCCTCCAAATCAACTTTCCCTTGTTCCACGAGCTTCATAATAGAAGCTGTCGTATACATCTTACTCGTCGAGCCAATTCCATACATCGTTGTAATGCTTGGTGCTGTCTTACTCTCCACGTGGCTATATCCAGATTGGCCACTTACCACGATATTATCTCCATCAATGAGCGCATATTGGAGACTTGTCGTCCCTAGCTTTTCCGTTAAGAATGCTGCCTTCTCTGCCACCACCTTCTGAGTGTTCACGTATGTTTGCGTTTTGCTACTATCCGCTGCTAAAGCATTCGTAGGAAGATACACTACTAAAAGTAGGGATACCATCAACAGGGATATTATTTTCTTCTTCATACATACCCTCCCGCTATGAATTATTCATTCCTTTAAAGGGTAAATTATCCATATGGGAATGTAAAGGAAGTTTATATCATTATCATTATTTAATCCAATAATTCTACTTTGTCTCCGATTCGAATTTGCCCAGTCTTAACTACAGAAGCATACACTCCGAAGTGTAAATCAAACTCTTTGTTCAGTTTTTTCAACAGTGTAGGGTCCTTTTCAAGACTATCAGGGTCCATCGTGATGACCATACATCTCTCACAAAAACTATCTACCTGTAGTTGTGCATCCCCTATACTGAGTTGCCGCCCGATCCAATCCCCTTCGAAAAAAGTTTCATCGTTCAGAGCTACAACGAAATTACCGCGAAACCGTCGTTGATCCAATGAATGTCCCCACGCAGCCTCCAGCTTCTTTAAGCTGACATCCGTAATCAGTAGAATACTAGCGCCATCCACTGATAATAATTGCGGATGCTCAGGCTGGGGATGTGAGGCTTTTAAATTAGACATGGAGATTGGCGTTTTAGTTTGACTTTGAATTTCTCCCAATAGATCTTTGTCCCAACCAAAAGTTCGTCCATCCGATGCAGTTACAAGAATTTCTCCATTGATGTATTGTGCTTGATAGGTAAGCATATTTGGACTATTTCTAGCCGTTATGTAACGCCACCAGCCTTCTTTTGACTCATCATAAAAGGTGCAGAAACGGTCACCAAGCATACCATAAGTTTCAATCATGCAGGTTTCCAATTGCTCACCCGCGAATGACTTGACTGGATAACGATTTATTTCTGTTATTTCACCAACGATTGATTGCACGGCACAACGCCTCCACTTTCTTAAAATGCAACGTATCTTCCCATTCTACCTGATTTGGTTTGACTCTTACATCGTTATTTTCACAGCAACACATAGCTATTCCGACCGGTTCTCAATAACATTAAAAAATGTATGTTTTACTGGGAATATATGTTTTATACTATGACTATTACATATGGTGGAATGAATATGAGAGGTGAACTGCAGTGCGGCCCAATGAATTCCAAAGTTTTGACTTTGCCTTTAATCATGCTGTGATTGGAATGGCTCTTGTTTCGTTTGATGGAACGTTCCTGAAATGGAATTCTGCCTTAAGTACCCTCTTGGGGTATGATCATAACGAGTTATTAACACCCTCTCCATCCGTCCGGACGCTTCTTGATCAGATCCATGAAATTGCTGAGCTTGGAACTCCTTCCTCCATGAACATTCATCCGCATCGATTCCAACAGGATTACTTCCAACCAACTGGACACCTCTTGTCTCTAGAAGTCTCCGTATCTATCATTTCGGATGGCAATGGTGCACCCCTATATTATTTTACTCAATTCGAGAATAAGACGATGATCAGGCAAATGGAGACTCAGCTACAGGATGCAGAAAACAGTCTACTTGAAAAAGAGAACTCATTCCTGCAACTGCTAGAGGGATTACCTCTAACCGTCGTTATTACAGCGAATGGGATTGTTCAGTATGCGAATTCAGCGGGCTTACAATT
The window above is part of the Paenibacillus sp. FSL K6-0276 genome. Proteins encoded here:
- a CDS encoding helix-turn-helix domain-containing protein, whose protein sequence is MQSYTYENIELDDHLPVHLFLHSTHQVPNHWHDSIEILFVLKGKLELFTKDRYTELNEEDLFLINANEIHAIKAEENNLVLALQIPISYLVQIEPQIERMSFECNSAASSQEVKSMFDELRTLLAEMMSLHIKRLEGYTFRIQSCLLNLTYLLMQGFRAQDHSPEKHDDKHRERLLRITSYVKENYNKAINIQQLALQEYLTVPYLSRFFKEYMGTSFTKYVNAVRMDKAVKDLTLTNLSITQIAHDHGFPNLKSFNAVFKEFYRQTPGEYRKTVLDGRSAVQKNSVAQFNYFDMNPSQAFESLFKYLPNKTVSAASNLPVPLHLHKQAHKISIESNQGRELAHTWKKLMTVGKAKEVLFAEVQRHIKQLQQEIGFQYIRFHGIFDDEMMIYGENERGEVSLNFAYSDSLFDFLLASGLKPFLELSFLPRQLAGEGATSVFYKKSFVGSPKDLGKWNQMIHQFIKHYIQRYGIHEVRQWYFEVWNEPDIHIFWPDTYEAYCELFITTFQTVKSIDPELRVGGPGILSLTLLQSDWLTRFLHDVCRRGVKPDFISFHSYPYDESLRSSNVSQMDYETNPDIVFQNIELSADTEYLSRVITKLKEIVSGARGEYAPELHMTEWNATGSHRDLVNDTCFKAAYIVKNVLENMDGLHSLGYWTATDLLEEFKMSSEMFHGGLGLMTYNGIPKPAFYAFKLLGKLGRQFINQGKGYYITSSDMGLQVLMYAYAHIDSLYRKGDASLISRTNRYDVFEDDGDIELALELTDLHPGSYTLKKHTINRQNGSVLDLWVRMGAPHPIDADTLDYLKQASCPQLTFEQVEITGTYTLVSKLSPHEVQLVELMRL
- a CDS encoding glycoside hydrolase family 3 C-terminal domain-containing protein, translating into MVLNIQELIAQMTLEEKAGMCSGLDFWQTKAVERLGIPSIMMTDGPHGLRKQKAGNDHLGIFDSVPSTCFPAGAGMACSWDRELIKQVGAAIGEECQAEDVSILLGPGVNIKRSPLCGRNFEYFSEDPYLSSEMAVGHIEGVQSQGVGTSLKHFAANNQEHRRMSTDAIVDERTLREIYLASFESVVKKAQPWTVMCSYNQVNGEYASENSYLLTDILKEEWGHEGFVVSDWGAVNERTKGLAAGLELEMPSSNGAGDQKIIDAVRSGTLSEEALDRAVGRLLSIIFKAVENNKENASYDIEVHHQLARVAARESMVLLKNEGGLLPLKREGSYAVIGDFARNPRYQGGGSSHIKPTRLDEIYNSIQEEAGLATKLTYSQGYVSDSDVPSIELIEQAVEAASQADTAIVFVGLPERYESEGYDRTHLRIPESQIRLIEAVAEVQPNVVVVLSNGSPIEMPWLDSVKAVLEGYLGGQALGGAISDLLFGNVSPSGKLAETFPMRLEHNPSFLNFPGEGDTVEYKEGLFVGYRYYDAKRIIPLFPFGYGLSYTTFAYSDLSVSAHSLKDTDTLQVSVKVTNTGAMQGKEIVQLYVKDVLSNVVRPDKELKGFAKVDLLPGESKLVSFTLDSRAFAYYNVELKDWHVETGEFEILVGPSSQEIVFAERVVVESTVILSKTYTRNSTIGDLMGDPQGAAIIQSMMAQAGGMMSMMQDGSDMMMAMMRYMPLRALVAFSQGAMSEQGLDELIKHLNSNK
- a CDS encoding glycoside hydrolase family 3 N-terminal domain-containing protein, producing MVDLKAKPFHLDDEGIKWVEQTLASLDLAGKVGQLFCPIGFTDDKAQLALLTQGIKIGGIMFRPGPGEMVQETHRYLQDTSDIPLLIAANLEAGGNGSAAEGTFFGKQLQVAATDNTEMARKLGIIAAREGGAVGCNWAFAPILDIDYNFRNPITNVRTFGSDPRRVARMSKAYTEAIQEHGMAVSIKHFPGDGVDERDQHLLTSINSLSVEEWDATFGKVYADCIEAGAHTVMVGHIAHPAYSRELRPGITDLEIMPATLAPELLNDLLRNKLGFNGLITTDATLMAGFTMAMKRELAVPTSIAAGCDMFLFNKSLEEDFAYMMKGIENGILTVERVNEAVTRILGVKAALGLHKKKQQGTLVPEKEALGVLGCEEHVRWAQECADESVTLVKDTQEMLPISKERYKRLLVFTLGGEEGSFGGADIAPYFISKLEEEGFEVTIFNKNEVDFAAMFGGVKALTDHYDAAVYISNLETHSNQTVVRINWAPPFGSDMPWFIQELPTMFISVANPYHLIDVPRIPTFINAYSPSNYVVDALIEKLVGRSSFKGVNPVDPFCGYSDTRL